The Cataglyphis hispanica isolate Lineage 1 chromosome 5, ULB_Chis1_1.0, whole genome shotgun sequence genome has a segment encoding these proteins:
- the LOC126849697 gene encoding general transcription factor IIE subunit 2, whose protein sequence is MDPALLKERELFKKRALTTPVVEKKKQEKETTKDEAPKKNELPKKKPKVSSISTGPKLDMVNYKTMTGSTQYKFGVLAKIVKHMKARHQEGDDHPLTLEEILDETNQLDVGSKVKQWLQTEALVKNPKIEVTSDGRFAFKPMYKIKDKKSLLRLLKQHDLKGLGGILLEDIQESLPHCDKHLKNLQNEILYITRPLDKKKIIFYNDKTAQFPIDEEFQKLWRAVAVDAMDDQKIDEYLEKQGIRSMQDHGLKKAAPIKRKKPVNRRKQFKKPRDNEHLVDVLETYDD, encoded by the exons atgGATCCAGCTTTACTCAAAGAACGAGAGCTCTTCAAAAAACGTGCTCTAACCACACCAGT AGTTGAAAAGAAGAAACAGGAGAAGGAAACTACAAAAGATGAAGCGCCAAAGAAAAATGAACTCCCAAAGAAGAAACCTAAAGTATCGTCCATATCTACGGGTCCTAAGTTAGATATGGTCAACTATAAGACTATGACTGGTAGTACGCAATATAAATTTGGTGTATTGGCAAAAATAGTGAAACACATGAAAGCAAGGCATCAGGAAGGAGATGATCATCCATTAACACTAGAAGAGATTTTAGATGAAACAAATCAATTAGATGTTGGATCAAAA GTTAAACAATGGCTGCAAACCGAAGCTTTAGTAAAAAATCCTAAAATTGAAGTTACATCAGATGGTAGATTTGCCTTTAAacctatgtataaaataaaagataagaaatcCCTATTGAGGCTTTTGAAACAACATGATTTAAAGGGCCTTGGTGGTATATTATTGGAGGATATACAGGAGAGTTTACCGCACTGTGATAAACATTTAAAg aatttacaaaatgaaattttatatattacacggCCGcttgataagaaaaagattatcttttataatgacAAGACGGCACAGTTTCCTATAGATGAAGAATTCCAAAAGTTATGGAGAGCTGTTGCAGTAGATGCCATGGATGATCAGAAAATAGacgaatatcttgaaaaacaaGGAATTAGATCAATGCAAGATCATGGTCTCAAAAAGGCAGCACCAATCAAACGAAAAAAGCCTGTAAATAGAAGGAAACAATTCAAGAAACCAAGAGATAATGAACATTTAGTAGATGTTCTGGAAACATAtgatgattaa
- the LOC126849706 gene encoding ras-related and estrogen-regulated growth inhibitor, with amino-acid sequence MTSNAIRGIRRKKSSLCEVKVAVIGAPGVGKSALTVRFLTRRYIGEYDHQSETRYKHEVLVDGEPILFEILDTCPKSEDELPSMETLQWADGLLLVYSITDRNSFNFVRKAKEALAVADPEAAMPLALVGNKADMVHLRQVSGEEGEILAKDFECWFSEITAAEQVAQVAECFHELCREVLAARRRNKQSLLDRMLGSKATRAYSRGKSDSALPKE; translated from the exons ATGACGTCAAATGCAATTAGAGGCATCAGAAGGAAGAAGAGTTCGCTGTGCGAAGTCAAAGTGGCTGTGATAGGAGCACCAGGAGTTGGCAAAAGCG CATTGACAGTAAGATTTTTGACGAGAAGATACATCGGGGAATACGATCATCAATCAG aaaCTAGATACAAGCATGAGGTACTAGTCGATGGCGAACCTATTCTTTTTGAGATTTTAGATACGTGTCcaaag agTGAGGATGAATTGCCATCAATGGAAACTTTGCAATGGGCCGACGGTTTGCTGCTAGTTTATTCAATAACAGatagaaattcttttaattttgttagaaaGGCAAAAGAAGCTCTAGCAGTTGCTGATCCTGAAGCTGCAATGCCTCTTGCTCTTGTTGGAAATAAGGCTGACATGGTTCATTTACGACAAGTCAGTGGTGAAGAAGGAGAAATATTAGCGAAGGATTTTGAATGCTGGTTTAGTGAAATAACTGCTGCTGAGCAG GTTGCTCAAGTCGCGGAATGCTTCCACGAATTATGCAGAGAAGTTCTCGCAGctagaagaagaaataaacaATCTTTGTTGGACAGAATGCTTGGTAGTAAAGCAACGCGTGCTTATTCGCGAGGAAAAAGTGACTCTGCTTTACCAAAAGAATAA